The DNA segment atgactATACCTTATACAAAAATCACTTGTTTTCTTGATGTAGCAAATTATGTAGCAAAATCACTGCAATACGAACAATTGTCGCCACGCAAATGCCAACCAATAGGGATAAAGCGAGAACCCAAGATCACAAAATGATTACTAACAGCACAATTCGAAAATCTCAGGAATCTaagataatttttttcattaataaaaagaaCTGTACGACCGCAGACGTCTTCTCCGTCGACACGCTTGTGCGTTTCTGGCACGTGGAACGTGGAACGTTCAGTTAATAGAGATGGATAAAAAATAAGAGTGAAATAAACACACTTGAAATCAATCGCTTAGTTTTCATCGGGACGACAACCTCTACTCGTTAGGTTGAATCGATTGTTGACATATCGCAGTATAACCAAATAAACCTTTTCCTCGAATACGAGGATCCGATTAGTTTGCGATAAAAGgttaaattttggaaaattatgATCAATTTACAATCGGAAGTATGTTGCGTCAGAAATAGACATGGCGAAAAGGTAAAATGAAACGATCATTGATCGTTTAATCGATTTCGTTTATAATGTTAAACATGATATCTTTGCTTATACATAACGTAATCGTATAAATCATGCAATTAATGTTAATATAAGTTACGATTAAAGGATATCGAAGAAAGGAACTGCAATCTTATGTTGTTAAATAGTTTAATTTTCGATAGATATGGGTTATGGTAGAAAAATTGATTAGCCATAAATCTTATTTCTGTCTCATCTTTATCGCTTTTTTATTCGTTCTTCGTAAGCAGGAACTCGATATGTTCAAAATTCATGTATCCACGGTGAATCGATCTAACTTCTAGTATCAAAGGGCATGGCATCCAGTACAGTAGCGGAAAATAGACGTGTTACAAATTTAAATGTGTCTAATAATTATGGCAGGTAAACCAAAATAAAAAAGAGTGTATTTCAAAATCAAACAATGAAAAATACGAATCGAACCAATTGGAAAAAATTATGGCATAAAAGgaggaaaaaattgtttcaatacCAATGATTAGctatctttctttttcttttagaaaagttctaaacgttTACAGAGTATCGACAAGTGGAACGGACAAGACGAAAGTGACGTTTTGCACGGACGTGGACAAGTCCGTGATAGTACATAACTTCGAGAAAAGGGGATGGGTTCAAGTAGGTCCGGAAGATGATTGGAATTTTTATTGGTAAAACCATTCTTTTATAAAATGATAAATACCAGTGAAAAGCTGcttctttattttacataaaagatttttaaacCATTATAGGGCAGTCACTCAATCGTGTAGGAATATATTCAGCGTAGAAACCGGATACAGAATGGACGACAAACAGTTAaacattttctttctcaattttaatttttcttttttttaaatacgatAAATTTTCACGAGAGTCacgcaatttttttttttaggatGATCAATCATTTTCCGAATCACTATGAATTGACTCGAAAGGACCTTTTGGTGAAAAACATAAAGCGCTATCGGAAAGAATTGGAACGCGAGGGAAATCCTTTAGCGGAAAGAAGCGATGGTCCGGGAAAATATATTTACCTCGATTTCATACCTGTCACGTTCGTATTACCAGCAGGTCAAGTATTGTATAACATTGTTAACGTCgcaattaaaatatttactgGGCAAATGCATATTTAGATTATAACATGTTCGTGGAGGAATACCGAAAATCACCGCAAAGCACGTGGATCATGAAGCCGTGTGGAAAATCGCAGGGGGCTGGTATATTCCTGATTAATAAATtaagtaaattaaaaaaatggtcCCGAGAGGCGAAAAATCCGTTCAATCCGAATTTAACGAAAGAGTCATACGTAATATCTAGGTATATGATTACGATACGTCGCATTTATGCAGGGTTGAAATATCACGATCATTCTTTAGGTACATTGATAATCCACTTTTGATCGGAGGAAAAAAGTTCGATCTTCGATTATACGTTCTTATTACATCTTTCCGACCACTGAAAGCGTATCTGTTCAAGCTGGGATTTTGTCGGTTCTGCACCGTCAAATACGATACTAGTATTCAAGAATTGGACAATATGTACGTTCATCTTACGAACGTATCTGTACAAAAGCATGGTGTAAGTGAATTGTTGGAAAGCGAAGGAAACATGTATGAAGTcgctataaaattttaataaaaaggaCATTGTTGCAGGAAGAATACAACAGCAAGCACGGTGGTAAGCTGAGTGTACACAATTTGAGGCTGTATTTGGAGAGCACGCGTGGGAAAGCGGTTACCGAAAAATTGTTTGCGAACATCACTTGGTGTATTGTGCATTCTTTGAAAGCTGTTGCTCCAGTTATGGCGAACGATCGAcactgtttcgagtgctacggCTACGACATTATCATCGATAATGATCTTAAACCGTGGCTTATAGAGGTTTACATACCCCGCTATAATCCTTTTAGTTTGTAATTAAAGTTGGCTAGTTAATTAATTGGTTCCATAGCCTAGGATCATGTAACAATAACAAGTATAGTCAAGTACAACCACACATTAGCCATCTATAATTATTTAGAATTGTCTTTAATTACATATAAACATCGCATATAACTATATACTTATCTCAGATAAGTATCCTTTTATCCTGTTATACTAATTaatcatttctctctctctgtatgtaCATATCTATATAGGTAAATGCATCTCCATCGTTGACCTCCACTACAGTAAATGaccgaattttaaaatacaaactAATTGACAACATAATTTCAATTGTCGTGCCACCCGATGGTGTACCAGAGTAAGTCCTATATATCTATATTTCCCTCTGGCAAACTgtgttttcaattttaattaaactcAATCGTGTACATAATGCAGCGTAAAATGGAACAAATGCCCACCACCAGAAGCGCTAGGAAATTTCGAGCTCCTTTTGGACGAAGAATTGTGCATGCAAGAAGACAAAGAATATTCATCCGGAAAGTACCGCGGCTCCTCGAGCAAATGGAAATAAACGTTTTGTTTCTGAATAACAAAAAAGAAGAATTAATAGTAAAGAAATGCGTGTGTTATTTCAGAAAAGTACGTATCACTGAACCTGATATCGAGAGGAGGTTCAGAAACCGAGGCATGCGTAGATGCAGCAACCATGGTTCGTCGGCTTTTATCGTCAAAGCGCATGTACCAAATCTTCGAAATGCATATATTCCGAGCAGTTTATTTTGTTCGCGCACAGCACAATTTATCGTAACTTGCCGACATTTTCTCAAAGGGAAGTTGTACGCGTACGAATACTTGAGGCGTCGAATCATGTAACAAATGCGCGGTATAGTGAGA comes from the Lasioglossum baleicum unplaced genomic scaffold, iyLasBale1 scaffold1771, whole genome shotgun sequence genome and includes:
- the LOC143220959 gene encoding polyglutamylase complex subunit TTLL1-like, with product MASSTVAENRRVTNLNVSNNYGRKVLNVYRVSTSGTDKTKVTFCTDVDKSVIVHNFEKRGWVQVGPEDDWNFYWAVTQSCRNIFSVETGYRMDDKQMINHFPNHYELTRKDLLVKNIKRYRKELEREGNPLAERSDGPGKYIYLDFIPVTFVLPADYNMFVEEYRKSPQSTWIMKPCGKSQGAGIFLINKLSKLKKWSREAKNPFNPNLTKESYVISRYIDNPLLIGGKKFDLRLYVLITSFRPLKAYLFKLGFCRFCTVKYDTSIQELDNMYVHLTNVSVQKHGEEYNSKHGGKLSVHNLRLYLESTRGKAVTEKLFANITWCIVHSLKAVAPVMANDRHCFECYGYDIIIDNDLKPWLIEVNASPSLTSTTVNDRILKYKLIDNIISIVVPPDGVPDVKWNKCPPPEALGNFELLLDEELCMQEDKEYSSGKYRGSSSKWK